The genomic window NNNNNNNNNNNNNNNNNNNNNNNNNNNNNNNNNNNNNNNNNNNNNNNNNNNNNNNNNNNNNNNNNNNNNAAATGCAAGAATGTTAGGTATTAGTTTAAATACacttttaattatataatatatagaaaagcacgaagaaaacattgtatattattaataaatgattgaaacaaataaatcTGATATTGCTCCACAAGATAAGATACCAAAATCTCACCAACTACATATTATTGGGGAACATTAATTATATAGATGATgtgaaaggaaaaaagtGACTACATATGGGATTTGAAAACCCATAGAAAATTAGGGGAGAAAAAAGCAAAGTACAGAAAAATCTTGacaaatataattattgaAATGCATGACTGTTGTgccaataaatttaaaaatgagttacaaaactgaaaaaatgaaaatatcttGCGATATAAATTGCGATGAATAAATTATAcagttttcattttcttcaactttctttctctctttctttttcgcTTCTTTTATCAAAAGGTTACTATTTTTCCATTCCAGgcaaaagaaatagaagcaataaataatcaattacTAAAGTATAGAACAGCAATGATGAAACTAATAACAgctttatcaatttcaatattatgtGTGTCCGCTCGCACTGGCACTCTTAACGGGCAGCTCCATTGGAAAGCGAGTCAGTGGGGCTTAATGAGTTGGCAGAATACGAGGGGGANNNNNNNNNNNNNNNNNNNNNNNNNNNNNNNNNNNNNNNNNNNNNNNNNNNNNNNNNNNNNNNNNNNNNNNNNNNNNNNNNNNNNNNNNNNNNNNNNNNNNNNNNNNNNNNNNNNNNNNNNNNNNNNNNNNNNNNNNNNNNNNNNNNNNNNNNNNNNNNNNNNNNNNNNNNNNNNNNNNNNNNNNNNNNNNNNNNNNNNNNNNNNNNNNNNNNNNNNNNNNNNNNNNNNNNNNNNNNNNNNNNNNNNNNNNNNNNNNNNNNNNNNNNNNNNNNNNNNNNNNNNNNNNNNNNNNNNNNNNNNNNNNNNNNNNNNNNNNNNNNNNNNNNNNNNNNNNNNNNNNNNNNNNNNNNNNNNNNNNNNNNNNNNNNNNNNNNNNNNNNNNNNNNNNNNNNNNNNNNNNNNNNNNNNNNNNNNNNNNNNNNNNNNNNNNNNNNNNNNNNNNNNNNNNNNNNNNNNNNNNNNNNNNNNNNNNNNNNNNNNNNNNNNNNNNNNNNNNNNNNNNNNNNNNNNNNNNNNNNNNNNNNNNNNNNNNNNNNNNNNNNNNNNNNNNNNNNNNNNNNNNNNNNNNNNNNNNNNNNNNNNNNNNNNNNNNNNNNNNNNNNNNNNNNNNNNNNNNNNNNNNNNNNNNNNNNNNNNNNNNNNNNNNNNNNNNNNNNNNNNNNNNNNNNNNNNNNNNNNNNNNNNNNNNNNNNNNNNNNNNNNNNNNNNNNNNNNNNNNNNNNNNNNNNNNNNNNNNNNNNNNNNNNNNNNNNNNNNNNNNNNNNNNNNNNNNNNNNNNNNNNNNNNNNNNNNNNNNNNNNNNNNNNNNNNNNNNNNNNNNNNNNNNNNNNNNNNNNNNNNNNNCTAATTAAGTAACAATATTCCTAACTGAATACTTCTANCCCTTTTTGTTAACCAACAACAGATTTATACCNTAACGTTATAGTCAATGGTCAGACCTTTGTTTGGTATGAGAGATTGTGTCACTTGTGGCCTATAGGAAGTATCCACAAATTCAGGAACAGGTAACACAATCTTTCATGGCATAAAATAATCTTAGGAAAAAAAGACGGCTTCAATTGGGCGTTTCCCTAACGTTATGTTTAAGACGTACGCAATCTTTACCTTTCCAGACGGCCTTTAAACGTTATCTGATTCGGGAAATTCCGGCACGAAAACTCtaaactgaaaaattcgTAATTTCCGTCTTGGCAAAAGATCAAAATATATGACTTTATAACAACAATGGGTCTTCGATCTTAAGCCTATCGGTGTTACATCGAATCATATTTCTACCATTTCTGGCAGCAGTTGgattgatttcttcttcaaccACATCTATTTCACAGCCATATTGGTATGACAAAAGTAAGGTTGAGCAAgactaataataaatggaaGAGATCGTTATGGATTCTAGCGGCCATCACCCTCGTGTCCATAAGTTTATACACATTCTTTCCCCAATCAAAGGGTAATGACCTCCAATATACCTTACGAAACTTGCCCAATGAAATAACTAATGCTGTAACAATTAACAACCAACAGCAGAAAATATTAGGTTCAGAGGAAATCATCAGAAAATTCGAGAcattaattgaagaattaaaccaagaaaatgaaagacaagctaaaaaatttgaaaaacagCACAAAACgttagaaaagaaaatcaatttattgaaacCAATCTCAAAAGACTCCCCTTTATCGGCCCGATTAGCTACCAGATTCCCATATAAACCGAAATCGAAATTTCCCGCATTCATTTGGCAAACTTCTTCTGCATCAATGGCATCGTCATCAACACCGTCTAAAAATTCACAAAAATGGATTGATAAAAACCCAGGATTCGTTTATGAAATAGTAAACCCCTCTTTTGCAgagaaattaataaaatattatttcaataatatgCCAGAAATTTGGGAAACCTACATGAAATTTCCAAAGGGATCATCGAACCAAATGAATTTTGTCAAATATCTAGTCCTTTTAGTTCATGGAGGCACATACTGTGATAAAGATACCATCCCGCAACAACCAATACCCAATTGGATCCCTGAAGCAACAAACCCAAAAGATATCGGATTACTCATATCAATTCGAGAtgaatctttaaatttgaatgataatgatCCTATCAGGAAATTACAATTCGAGAATTCAATTGTTCATGCGAAACAACATCATCCAATAATTAGagatatcattatcaatattgTATATTCTactttaaataaagaaaacaatagTAAGAGCCATACTCCCCGTTTCAATACACACTGGGAGGAATTGGGTCTTTGGACAGACGtgatatttaaatattttaaccaccatttgaagaaaattagTGGGACTACTGATCAAGTTATTAGTTGGCAATCTTTGAAGAGTTTGAAAACACCAAGACTGATTGgtgatattttgatttatcCGGCGATTAGTTTTAATTCTCCAACAGATTCTAATGATAGAGATCCATTATATTTAGCATCTCATGCAATCACTAAAAGACAACTACTTCAAGACAGTCATCACTAAATTTTAATGGTAATCAACAAAAATGCTTCTCTATACATCTATATAAATACATATTCTGAATATAAGTTcccttttcttcaaaggaGATATCTCTAGTTATAGGTTATTTGTATCATCATTCCTTCGCATACCAGGTATTGCGATATAATGAATGGAACaatattaattgaaaacaacAAGATCAGTCAATGGTAGAATATAGTGAAATATATACCATATAGAAGATAAGAGCCAGAAATTTATGTCCCTTTACTGAGCTATGAAGTCCGGAAGTGCGCGAGGCATTTATTAAGGAAGTTGGGTGGCAATTTGATCCTCAGATTCTATTGGCGTTTATGATCTCAAAAGAGGAGGAGAGGATCTTTAGGAACAAGGGGGACTAAAACAGGAGAAAGTAACCCATATATAGAGCACTCTTTTTGCCACTTAAGTTAGTGTCTCGACCAATATACTTAGAGCTTCGAGGGAAAAGAAACAACCATTTATATTAAGAGGGAATGAGCTTTCATGTTCCAAAAGATAACAAGACCATTTAATCGACAGAAGGTATAGAGTATATCTTACAAGACGGAATTGAAGCTTTTATTGTCATAATTCGGATACCATTGATGTAAACATAATAGAAAAAAGGTGTTTCTCATTATTCCCCACCCAGATAATAAAGGCGTTCACAGAGTAACCCATGGTACAATGTCTCTCTCCACTCAATTTGTTGATCGCACGTCTTCTACATAAACATTAGCAGAGAGGTTCCTCGAGTTCTCCATAGAACTATTATCCGAGGAAACTGAGTTATATGTCAAGAAGTCGAGTTACACCCCTTCactaagaagaaaagagaatATGTCCAATTTTCTCTCGATCGTGCTGGCTATCCTTATAATCCGGATATATTCGTCACTCTTAAAATGAGCATAATCGAAAAAAAGGTATTGGTGTTTATTCCTCACCCAAGTAATAAAAGTGTTTACAGAGCAATCAATAGTATGATTTGCAATTTGGAAGCGATGCCCAACCCTCTGCGATCGTTTTATCATCAAACATTATAACAAAAGCCGCAGTTGGTGAGGTCACTTCTTCCAGAGGGTATGCGCTTAGTACACAATAAATCATGGAGATTTTTCTTATTCGGAATTGGTCtcatataataaagatacctaatttacaaaaataattaataaaatgatgatttctTACGCCGTAGCCATAGACGgactttatttttaagaTACCACCTTTGGAGagaacaaaaatataatatgatgAGACAGAttactttcaaaattttggaaGCCACGTCCAAACCTCTTCCGATGGTTTCATTGCCAAATAAAACAGTGAGAGACCCACTTAGTGAAATCAGTTCTCCCAAAATGTATAGAACTagaacaagaatatatatatatagaccTTTTTCATTCCGAAAAATGTCTTATATAATTCTAGTTCTTTTTCTAAAAGTAAAGAGATTATGTTGACCTCCATCTCTTCACATTTGTTTCTCAACGCAACAGAAATATTTACCGAATTTGGATTTTGNNNNNNNNNNNNNNNNNNNNNNNNNNNNNNNNNNNNNNNNNNNNNNNNNNNNNNNNNNNNNNNNNNNNNNNNNNNNNNNNNNNNNNNNNNNNNNNNNNNNNNNNNNNNNNNNNNNNNNNNNNNNNNNNNNNNNNNNNNNNNNNNNNNNNNNNNNNNNNNNNNNNNNNNNNNNNNNNNNNNNNNNNNNNNNNNNNNNNNNNNNNNNNNNNNNNNNNNNNNNNNNNNNNNNNNNNNNNNNNNNNNNNNNNNNNNNNNNNNNNNNNNNNNNNNNNNNNNNNNNNNNNNNNNNNNNNNNNNNNNNNNNNNNNNNNNNNNNNNNNNNNNNNNNNNNNNNNNNNNNNNNNNNNNNNNNNNNNNNNNNNNNNNNNNNNNNNNNNNNNNNNNNNNNNNNNNNNNNNNNNNNNNNNNNNNNNNNNNNNNNNNNNNNNNNNNNNNNNNNNNNNNNNNNNNNNNNNNNNNNNNNNNNNNNNNNNNNNNNNNNNNNNNNNNNNNNNNNNNNNNNNNNNNNNNNNNNNNNNNNNNNNNNNNNNNNNNNNNNNNNNNNNNNNNNNNNNNNNNNNNNNNNNNNNNNNNNNNNNNNNNNNNNNNNNNNNNNNNNNNNNNNNNNNNNNNNNNNNNNNNNNNNNNNNNNNNNNNNNNNNNNNNNNNNNNNNNNNNNNNNNNNNNNNNNNNNNNNNNNNNNNNNNNNNNNNNNNNNNNNNNNNNNNNNNNNNNNNNNNNNNNNNNNNNNNNNNNNNNNNNNNNNNNNNNNNNNNNNNNNNNNNNNNNNNNNNNNNNNNNNNNNNNNNNNNNNNNNNNNNNNNNNNNNNNNNNNNNNNNNNNNNAACAGGGCGACTTGGGTCTTGGATGAACCCAATGCTCTCTGTACCTGTTATGGGTCAATCATACTATGTTCTCATCATAAGCCtacaaatgatgaagagaGAGAAGCAGCTTCTAAATTCGCAGACTCTTATATGAAGAGCTGCGGTCGTTATGCATATCTCTATGCCCCAGAAACCGTATTCATCTCCGggcaaaacaaaaaattatcttcGACTTTCCTAGCATGCGAACTAGAGTCAAAGCAAGGTAGATTCCGTGATTTAAAACATTTCTATATTCATGAGTTGCGGTTTGATGGGGATATCGGCTGGATAGGGACACTGGACTATCATGGAAGTAAAAACAGTTGTTTTAATTCCGTACATGAACGAACAATAGAACTGGAGAACGGGGATCTAGAGAAACGGTACTTTCATTCTGAAATCCTGGAACCTTTTTCTAAACTGAAACATCCTGAAGATATATCAATCTTTTTCCAGAACGTTGAAAAGGACCAGGCAATCCTCATTCGTAAtctgtttcttctttattatataagGTTACTGAACCAAAAGGAAACGCCTTCTGCATTAAAACTAGTGAATATGTTTAAGAATCCACCTTTTGACATTTTTGTTCGGCCTTCGGATGATGGTCGTGACAAGTTTTATCGTTATTATAACGTACAGAATGTTACAGAGGACgaggaatattattatgaacaatatttcatttctaGGATGCGTTACATGACGGGGATAGATACGAAGGAAATCAAGTTCGAAGGTTCTGTATTGAATCCCGAGTGTTATGATGTTCCTTCTTCCAAGAGTAGTGGCACAGAAACCGATGAAACATGTGTTGTCTCAGATGATTATAAATCTTATGGAAAGTCGTCAGATTctgatatttttgaaacacTTTAAGGAAGTAGACCTCACTGAACATTCATATATAACCTGATggtgaagaaaaaaaccAGTTAAAagtttgattttgatatgCTGATCAGAAACCTATACACTTTCTGTTTTCGGAGGTTTCTTACTCGGTTCTACATCTGTAAACGCTTTATGTTTTGCTTGGGAGACTTTCTAACTCTTTAAGAAGGATCCTGGCGGCCACTAGTTAGAGCTAATGCTAGCTTATATGAAAATAACGGTTTAAGAAAATGGTGACTTTTCCTGAAAAATCTGATATTACACACTTAGATCTTGTTGTACTACAAACGTTATGTAAAAAACTATGTTTACGTTTGTTTAATTATAATGATGGAAAGGTGaatgatttttattttttctagGCTCCTTTGTTGATCGTCTACATGCGGTATATCTAATGTAGCTGAAGCACAGTTTAAAGTGGTTCTGATTATCggaaaaatattcttaaaTATCTACATGAAGTGTTGATTGATATTGTACTTTTTTCATGTTTTTGGAATAAAGTCACCTTCTTTTGATCAGAATTAATTATCAGCAAGATCACtcaattcttcatttaaattttgttcttcttgttcttgtcTTTTCAACATTGCTTCCTTTTCCAATCTTTCCTCAATTTCTCTTAGTTCCCTTTCTctatctaataattcttgtCTCTTTAATAATAGTTCTTGTTGTACTCTTTCTTCGAATGCTTttaatctttcttcttctaacCTTATTTGTTCTTCACGAGCTAAATAAGTATCTTGAGTATTAGATACTCTTTCATTAAGATTAGTACCATTAGCTTTCTCATTAAGCATTTCACTGGTGGGTACTTTTGGAGATGTCAAAGTAgcattgatattattattattattatcatcatctagACGTTGATCTACATCCTTACTATTACCACCGAATAGTACAGATTCACCAGAAAGGGCTTCAGTTCTATAACGTTCGTATAGTATTTCATGTGTATAATCTTTCAAGTCGTGTAAATGGGAAATTAACAGGGCATTTCTTAAAATAACAAAATCTGAAATGTTTGCGTCCTCTACGTCGAGCATACCCCATGGGTACTTTCTCCCAcgaattattaaatcattaccCATATCATAAACTTCGTTAGAACCAATAATGGAAAATGGTAAAAGAGAACGTAAATACATATTGGTTTCATAATCATCTTGAGtcacttcttcttcatcaaaagGGAAATTATAAATTGGTAACTTGAAtctatcaatatcatccaTGATCAAagttttatttaatttcaattcttcaggTGTTAACGAATCAGATTTACAAATAACtggaataatattaactAAAGAACCTAGTTGTTTCATAAATTCCACATCAATTTCCTTTAATCCACGACCACATGGAGTAATTAAATAAAGACAACAATGAAC from Naumovozyma dairenensis CBS 421 chromosome 3, complete genome includes these protein-coding regions:
- the NDAI0C02540 gene encoding uncharacterized protein (similar to Saccharomyces cerevisiae HOC1 (YJR075W); ancestral locus Anc_1.530), producing MTKVRLSKTNNKWKRSLWILAAITLVSISLYTFFPQSKGNDLQYTLRNLPNEITNAVTINNQQQKILGSEEIIRKFETLIEELNQENERQAKKFEKQHKTLEKKINLLKPISKDSPLSARLATRFPYKPKSKFPAFIWQTSSASMASSSTPSKNSQKWIDKNPGFVYEIVNPSFAEKLIKYYFNNMPEIWETYMKFPKGSSNQMNFVKYLVLLVHGGTYCDKDTIPQQPIPNWIPEATNPKDIGLLISIRDESLNLNDNDPIRKLQFENSIVHAKQHHPIIRDIIINIVYSTLNKENNSKSHTPRFNTHWEELGLWTDVIFKYFNHHLKKISGTTDQVISWQSLKSLKTPRLIGDILIYPAISFNSPTDSNDRDPLYLASHAITKRQLLQDSHH
- the CDC11 gene encoding septin CDC11 (similar to Saccharomyces cerevisiae CDC11 (YJR076C); ancestral locus Anc_1.531) translates to MSGIIEASSALRKRKHLKRGINFTVMVVGQSGCGRSTFINTLCGQQVVDVSTMVLLPTDTSTEIPLQLREETVELEDDEGVKIQLNIIDTPGFGDSLDNSPSFEIISDYVRHRYDEILLEESRVRRNPRFKDGRVHCCLYLITPCGRGLKEIDVEFMKQLGSLVNIIPVICKSDSLTPEELKLNKTLIMDDIDRFKLPIYNFPFDEEEVTQDDYETNMYLRSLLPFSIIGSNEVYDMGNDLIIRGRKYPWGMLDVEDANISDFVILRNALLISHLHDLKDYTHEILYERYRTEALSGESVLFGGNSKDVDQRLDDDNNNNNINATLTSPKVPTSEMLNEKANGTNLNERVSNTQDTYLAREEQIRLEEERLKAFEERVQQELLLKRQELLDRERELREIEERLEKEAMLKRQEQEEQNLNEELSDLADN
- the NDAI0C02550 gene encoding uncharacterized protein; the protein is MKSCGRYAYLYAPETVFISGQNKKLSSTFLACELESKQGRFRDLKHFYIHELRFDGDIGWIGTLDYHGSKNSCFNSVHERTIELENGDLEKRYFHSEILEPFSKLKHPEDISIFFQNVEKDQAILIRNLFLLYYIRLLNQKETPSALKLVNMFKNPPFDIFVRPSDDGRDKFYRYYNVQNVTEDEEYYYEQYFISRMRYMTGIDTKEIKFEGSVLNPECYDVPSSKSSGTETDETCVVSDDYKSYGKSSDSDIFETL